DNA from Alnus glutinosa chromosome 2, dhAlnGlut1.1, whole genome shotgun sequence:
attacatttatatgttttaaacaataattaaagtttttcagttatatttttttaatatttttaattaatttttgtttaacttttttttttctttcataaaaatatataaaaataaaatataaaatcttgACCCCTGAGCCAGAATCCTGACTACGCCACTGGCTTTAGTACTGCATGCATCAACATAAATTTCCAACTTGTTGTGAGGGAGATTTTCTAAAAAGAGAGATCGATGCTGACAGATTAACGgttaaacttttatttttataaactaataaaaataattaaatcacaTAACAAAATCAAGAAATGCTATAAGTCCTaaatattttatcaataaattgttattaaaataatataaagtttatttattgaaattcgtaatattttttttattaattattttgatcttttttaataaaaaagttctacattattttgataataattttttaataaaaaatttagtacacctaacatttttcaattgaCAATTTTATTATCTTACATTTAACTGACCtaatcatgtcaaaattatcACTTCAAACTTTTGAGTGATGAATAATTGAAGgctaaattgttaaaaatataaataaataaaaaagtcgAAATTGTATCTAGAATGATAGAATCCTACATAGACAAATGAATAATGTCGTCCACTTGCACGAGGATAACGACAAAAGAGTAGCAAAAAGATCGTACACAGCAAAACCCCAAGTTCCAAACTTCCAACCATTTGCTTCGTTTCCAGGACCACTCATGCACTGCAATTTGCTCGAATGCACTGCACGCGGTCACATCAGCGCGTTGGCTGATAGACTTTTCTGCCCGAAGgggaatctttttatttatttattattatgttattcttttattatctttaaagtatgatattttgttttggatttctTCCGAAGACTTAAGAAATCTTTTCAAGTCtatgatttttaaataacaagaaattgatttcaaattgcgTGCACGTTGACTTAGATATTTATTATAGATTTaccttgctcttttcttttctttttctttttctttttaagtgatACAACTAGTAAATTGGGACCAACTCAATGTTTGCTTGTTGTTGGTACCCGGCCATAAATTTAAACACTAATTATGTTTGTATacttgttaatgtgttttaagatttatttttaatgtaatataaaagttatttttatattgttatgagtattttgtgtttgaattatatattaatatattttcaaacaaaaattttagcACATAGATCGAGCATAGAGGCTAAACTCTTACAAcataaatcattaacaaacatttgtttttttaccGATAATTAAATGATAATCACCAACTTcattaaatacaaaatacttcACACTCAAATTTGTACAAACCCCTCATAcgtaccttttttattttttacatcttTAACTTTAAAAAGCAGATTGAGCTTTTTAATCTATCacctcctcctctctctctctctctctctctctctctctctctctctctctctctctctctctctccaatgtGGAACCGAAGCAGAATCCGTCTTTGGACCACCCTCTTACCATGTCTTGCACTTCTCTACCTAGCGTTTTCGCTGTATCACCTGACCTGCACTGTCGCCGGTGCCATGCCTTACACACCGGTCGATAATATTCTCCTCAACTGTGGCTCTTCTGGCAATTCAACTTCATTAGACGGGCGGACCTGGATTGGAGACGTGGATTCAAACAAATTCTCCCCCGTTGAACAATCACAAAACCAGGCATCTATACCCGCCAGCGCAGTACAACAATCCTTCTCCGCCGATAAAGTACCCTATGGAAATGCCCGGCTTTCTCTCTCCGTGTTCACCTACAATTTTCCGGTCACTTCCGGCCAAAAATTCATTCGACTATACTTCTATCCGGCTTCGTACCCCAACTTTGATCGCTCTAAAGCCCTATTCTCTGTCAAAGCCGGTCGTTTTACTCTTCTTAGCAGCTTCAACGCTTCACTTACAGCAGATGCCGACGGTGATTCGGAGGATACCATATTCAGAGAATACTGTGTCAACATCGAGAAGGATCAGAGGTTGAACCTAACCTTCATGCCGAGCGGTTCTAATGCATATGCTTTTGTCAACGGAATTGAAATATTGTCGATGCCTTCGAATCTCTATTACAGTACTCCGTCTGACAATGGGATTTCTTTTGTCGACCAGCCGAACCAGTACTTGTTCATCGGTAACGACACTGCTCTCGAGATGGTATACAGACTAAATGTTGGAGGCGGCTCCATCTCACCCTCTGGAGACACTGGCATGTTCCGGCGCTGGAGTCAGGACGACAAGTACTTCAGAGCGCTTAGACAATCTCTTGAATCCTCTAATATAGCTATTAAACTAAACTTTACCAAAAATGCTCGTCCGTACACTGCACCAGATGACGTCTATAAGACTGCCCGTACTATGGGGAACGACTCGACAATCAACAAGAGGTACAATCTAACCTGGGAACTCCCCGTAGACTCTGAATTTAGGTACCTTGTTAGGCTACATTTCTGCGAGTTTCAACCAGAAATTACTCAGCAACACCAAAGAGAGTTCCTTATTTTCATTGCAAATCAAACCGTTGAGAAAGCAGCCGATGTGATTTATTGGAGTGGTGCAAATGGTGTTCCAGTTTATAGAGAGTACGCCTTTTCGATGATTGGCAAAGAAGGcgagaagaaaatgaaggtcCCTATCGCACTGCAAGCAAACCCGCAAGACTCGAAGACAGATTACAATGATGCAATCTTGAACGGTGTCGAAGTCTTTAAAGTAAGCGACTTAAGTACTGGCAATCTCGCCGGATCCAATCCAGACCCACTTCCGTTGGGCCCTACAACTGTTGTGCAACCGACGAAGTCGAAGAgtaacaaaataacaatagttTCCGTCGTTGGTGGTGGAGTTTCCGGCTTGGTCGTGCTGTCGATTATCGGATTCTTGATTTTCCGGCGGCGCAAGAATGCCAAGGACTCAACAGAGACCCGCAACTCATCTCTACCATCCAATCTGTGTCGTTACTTCTCATTGGCTGAGATCAGAGCAGCCACTAACGACTTTGACGATGTTCTCATTGTTGGTGTTGGGGGGTTCGGTAACGTGTACAAAGGGTTCATTGAGGGTGGGGTCAACCCAGTGGCGATCAAGCGGTTGACACCCGGCTCTCATCAAGGGGCCCACGAGTTCCGGACCGAGATCGAGATGCTCTCCCAGCTTCGCTACCTCCATCTCGTTTCTCTGATCGGATATTGTAACGGTGGGAATGAGATGATCCTCGTCTATGATTATGTGGCCCGTGGGAACCTCCGTAATCATCTGTATAACACCGATAATCCCCATCTACCGTGGAAGCAACGGCTCAAGATCTGTATCGGTGCTGCGCGTACACTGAACTATCTTCATACGGGCTCAAAGCAAACAATCATTCATCGTGATGTGAAGACAACAAATATCTTATTGGATGAGAAATGGGTAGCCAAGGTGTCTGATTTTGGATTGTCCAAAGTAGGTCCTACTGGCATGTCCAAACCCCATGTCAGCACTATGGTGAAAGGTAGTTTCGGGTATTTGGACCCAGAATATTGCAGACGTCAACAGTTGACTGAGAAGTCTGACGTGTACTCGTTTGGTGTAGTTTTATGTGAAGTAGTGTGTGCAAGGCCGCCCATAATGCGTACTGCAGAGATAGCAGTGGGCCTAGCAAGATGGGCGCGGGAAAGCTATGACAATGGAAAGGTTGAGCAGATGGTTGATCCATCAATTAAGGGTGAAATAGGGACTCGATGCTTGAAGAAATTTGTTGAGATCGCGATGAATTGTTTGCTTGACAACGGAATCGAACGCCCATCAATGAATGATGTGGTGTGGGGCCTTGAGTTTGCATTGCAATTGCAAGAAAGTGCAGACGAAGATGCAGGGCTTGATGTGGCTCAAATTGAGGTAATATTGGGTGATGAGAAAGCTCTCTTTCCCAAGTGCACACTTGATGATAGTGATGACATGTCTAATAGCAGCAGTGGTCAGGTGTCAAGTAGAAGTTATAGCAACAGCAGGAGCAGGGTGACCATAATGAACAACGAAGTGCAAAGTTTTGCTAGTAACAGTCAGGATTCGGGTAAACTCATGTTCTCTAGAACAACGTTATCTGAGATTATGAATCCTAGCACTAGCAGTCGATGAAAGAAGATGGTTGACGAATTTTTATTACTGTCTTATTGGGAGTCATATTGCAGAGGAGGACTGGGTTTGTAGTGGAGCAAGATGATACTGGCCGGCCGGTAATGCATGTATCCGATTGAATCACTTGTAAAGGCGTAAATTATTGGGGTTCTTCTTGACTTGGCTATATATTGTCATAAGTCAGGTCTTAGCAAGATATGAAGTCGAAAGATTAAGCGagtgtggatttttttttttttttgaaagcaaCTATTGTATGAAAACGATAAATGCGCTGAAGCTgtatttgcatatatatatcaaagaaaCCTGATTATCTGATATGATTAGAAATAGTCTAATTATGATATAGGgccaaaacatataattaattcCATCCGTAGACAAATTAGttatcattaaattaatatatatatatatatatatataaacgtcGTACTACACGCCAAGCACCTAGATGAAGAAGCTTGCAATGAAGACAAAGGGTGGTTTGCCAAAGGTGTCTGTGAAAACCATCTTCGATGCTTAAGTAAATGAGGAAAAGAGCTTGATCAAAAGAAAGCAGAGAATAAAAAACTATAGGCAACGGAAAAGTGAGTGTACCAGGAAGCTACTCCTCTTTTGTAGGGTCACCTTAAACTACGTACTCCAATACGAGGTGAGTTTGATAACTACTGTTTTTAAGAAAGGGCACCAATTTTACTACTCTTTGAAATAAAAGACGTTCAGTAAAATTTTGACTCATCGTTTTCTTACATAAGACACAATTTATTATCACATGATGTctgattaaaaataaagaacccAAAAATTATTGACGGAGAGGCAGATGTCATCCTTCTTTGATTGAACGACGTGTATTTTCTCAAGTCAAATTTCGTCTTTTTTGGAATTTGACTTCACTTCTCATCTTTTTTGGCATTTTACTACACTTCCCTATAATTAGGTTCCAATATACTCTCCAACCTTTGcgctatattttttttccttatacaTTTATTACTACAATTCTCCATATCGTTAGATTCCTTTAATTGTGtttatttttcgtttatttttttaactgtttTACCCTTCTCAATACCGTAAATTACGCACTACTTATCTCTCCTCACATCCCAGTTGTTCATGtggcacatcatgaaatgtataaaatcacaggggtatatattggaaaaaaaaaattgtggtttttaattttaaggttttttgttaaaaataaaaaaaataaaaaattctagggATGGCTGAAGACACATGGGGGtgaccggccacccccattttggccaaaggggtggctcggccacctccaaactggtcggtctgggggtggcctaaccaaccccgtggcccatgggggtggttccgccacccccaagggccaaagtgaaaaaaatgtggattattctggacggtttgtgcccaaaccgtccagaattgtatctatatttttttaaatgcataattataatccaaaaaaaaatccctaatacaaaatttaaaatccatTTCCATTAATctcaaatccaaatccaaatccaaatccaaatccaaatccaaatctattATCCAAATATATTTCCAAATTCAAACTCTTCACAACAACGGTCTATTTAGcttacatatttaaaaaattcgTGCATACCTATTacagaattcaaatataaatacataattaaaatccaaaaaaattaaaacctacaTTTCATCCACCATTATAATCATCAATGAACGCAAGCCCAAAGGAGAATCTGATTTACGACCTTGTGTGCATTGCTTGCTTCAACCATCTTGTTCTTTTATGCTTCTGATCTAGCGTTTGCTGCAATAGGTATACATACAAATCCCAAATTGTTAGAGAAGAATCATCTTGATGAAAACTAAACACAACTAATGATTATAATATAATCGCCTATATACTCATACAAGcaacttcattttttctttaaaggATAAAATAGATCCTTGAACTAGTAGTAGCATTAGAAATTAAATAGCTCACATTTAACTACCAATATCACTTGAGCTAATGATATAATGGAGAAAACAATGATGGTATTTTATGCACGAAGACCATTTCTAAGATTGCAATACCaaagattacaaaaaaaaaaaacaagttcacgaggattccaaaattcaacCTAAGCATATAATAGTTAACATTCCTCTTCAACCATAAATTATTCTcgtgaaatttgaaataaaaataaaacaaagccCAATGAACAGTAAGAAGGGACAATTACTCActgattaataaaaaattaagtataaACCAAAACATCACCTTCTTCGTTGTTTCCCATTGATGGTTGTTTCTCTGCCATAATCATGGCTACCATATGTTCGATGGCTGCCAGCTCTTCTTGTTGCGCTGCATACTTGTTGTTTTGCTTTTGCAGTTGATGGTCTTGCTCTTGCATTTTGATGTTTTGCGCTTCATACATAGTCTTCAAACATTCCATCTCAACAGCCATCTCTAATTCTTTGGGAGTAGGCAAACTAGAGATCGATCCTTGTCCGGAGGTATAAGAGGTGGATTTACTAGGAGTAGGCGAACTAGAGATCGATCCTTGTTTGGAGGTATAAGAGGTGGATTTACCGGGAGTCGGCCCTAGCCCCACCCCGCGTACACGACCGGAATGTTCTTGTCCTAGCACTTGTGCACACGCATCGTTATGCGACCAATAGACTGACCCCTATGAACACACTCGTTCTGTAGGCGACTGATTCTCAATAATTTCTCTCATCTTCACCTGCACAAAACATCCAAGGGTGAGAACTTAAACATAGAACTAATATTACGTATTTACCACTTACGATAGTTTCTCCAGCCGCTGCATTCACAGGGTTCACATCTTTCTTGGTATACGAGACGATGAACATATCACCTCGATTCGGTGTTTCTCCTATGTTTTCCTCATGGAATATCATTACCATTATTAGTTATAAGCTTATTATCTTACTACAGTACATACAAGCCGTAAACGTTTATCTATTATACGTACCATTTCTCGTGCAACCTGTGCGATGCTCTTTGATCCCAGAGTGTGAAGAAGTGCATTTTTGGCACGATTGGTCTTGGACGTCAACGCTCTCTCTTACAAATTTGATAATGTTAATATGTGGatttcaacaacaaaataaatagataaatgaaAATACCTGATCAGCCGAAAACAACCACGTATCAACTTGCATTTCGAAGTTTTCTGCATCGAAGACGTCTGCTGTCGAAGCGCTACTGATCACAGACTGTACGGTATCATCTTGTTTTAAATTGAGACTCTTTTTGATCTCGTACCTGTATTGCCTCCTTTTCTTTGCTAAGTCCATCAACGTTAATCTTTTTATGTGCGGGAGTAGGTGAATTtgctcaaaataaaattttttctacACAAAAAATGATATCCCATagcttaattttcttttttccttagaATCCCTCCCTCAATAGGAAGTTGAGAGAGAGACTCCTTCACAACCACTTCAGCACGATGCACACGTTGAGGATTGTGAACAGTTGCCGCAATCGTAGCCTCAATTGGCGGGATTGTTGGAGTAGTTTGGTGATCCTTGATTATACGGCTAGTTTGTGAACTACTCTTATCAACTGAATTGCCTTCACCATCCGCCCTCGAGTTGCCGGAATCCTCTGGCACCGTTGGTGCTTCGCTCGAAGCCCCCTTAAAAAATCTCCCCTTCTGAAATCGAAGATCATCGGCCCGCATACATGCACCCCACTGTTTGACCACTGCCTCTTCATTTAATCGAAAGCCTCCACTTCCCCTACATTTGTTCTCCCCATGGAAAATTCGACCACATGAATAGCAAAACTGAGGGAGCTTTTCGTACTTAAAAGAAATCCACACCGATTTCCCATTAATAAGCACGGCCCTGCCTCGTTCAAGAGGTTTAGTAAGATCTAGAAAAATTTGAATTCGAAGACATCTCCCCCATCCTATGCCATCACCCGTGACATCCACTTCCGCAACCTTCCCTAGAGAATCTCCAATACGGATCCCCACTTCCTTGTTCATGTATGTTAATGGCATATCATGCACCTGCACCCAAAACAAAGCTTTGGTGAAGTCCATCTGGAGAGGAGGGGTACTATCATCCACCTCCTTTAGAACCAAAACACTTATGCCAAATAGCCAAGGCCTGTCCTCCTTGATTCTTCTTTTATCCGATTCATTGGCAAACTCCAAGAGCCAcatgtcaggtgggcaagaacatATTCTAAGGGGTGGCACTAGTTATTTCGACAAGATTTATATGGGCAGTAAATATATCCATTAGTGGTTGTATAGTTATTAACGGCAAATGCTACAAACGCTCTACACATGTCATTATACTATGTCGTATCCCTACGTGCTAACATCCAAGATTTGTCCATATTTGTCTGTACGTAAATTAAGAGACCGaaacaaattaagatttttaatttgagcAATTAAAGtgcttaaatttatttaaatcccatgaaaattttatactttgtctttttctttttttttttcaagaacaaCAAAACTCATATATATCCATAACACCCTTAAAAATCTATAATCTCATTAGTAATCAACagttaaagtaaaaaataaaaataaaaacatggtCGTCGctcttgtttaaatttaatgtttattttaaaCTGTTGATTCCGTATATGATTTTAAATATGCATAtgtgaaaaattttgtttttttttttttagaagataccaaaattcatttatattcatagcaccttaaaaaatttataacattCTCACATtgttaggttgtaattggctacattctatttggacaaaatcacttatatgtaaagatgtttttaACATGGATTCTACTATTTaaagtgatgtcagaagattctgcattgATTGCAAGTCGAAGATTTCGAtttcctgtcagccgtctggacgacatgtcatcccgtccggacgctcatctgtccactattccatccgttcggacgcctgacataccaagcatcattcgtccggatgaAATGgaattccgtccggaccctcctctgtgtcgagaagcttttgttccagcttgcatccgaccggacgactcagcagcccgtccggacgcttatcaGTACTTGACCAagtttcagattctttccaaaatcaaatatgggaagattgctgcaaccgtccggaagacgtggattcctgtccggacgcgctcatacataaggcaagaatcgcaattcaaataccaccttccggacgtctgtcagccttggtccggacgcgcattcaacagatatggaaattgcggattcaacttcaactgtccggacaccTGCCTACCCTGGTCCGAACGCACACTCAactgatatgaaaattgcgtgttgaagattaaccgtccgaacggccatcccccttggtccggacacgcgaagccttatatggaaattacttgcagctgaCATGCGactgtccgaacgatgtgtcatcctgtccgaacacggctctcaaacaggaaagattttcagcgaaaatctcagaaattctggtctcatagttgtccgtccggacggcccatatccaccgtctggacggcgcccgCATATATCAGTCCAATCGCCCATTTTgcacctcaacctataaatagaggcccctgggcattgaaaactgcaagaattcggtattgaattccatcagaacTTAAAGAGTTATTAatgagattattggagctgatttgtcaCTCAAGCCATTGCTATTGTGCtattgctgtgctacaactaaagtctatcttaagggtcggctctaagataaaggattccattgaagaccccttcaggtaggagacctggttgagaagcgttcgtgttgggttacacgttagagagcaaggtacgaccactgcatcaggggtatgtgagtgttactgttttgtatctagctttgtcttctgaatagtggatatcctaggtttggcttcctcggagtggtttttctcatattgagtttccacttcattaacaaaaatacttgtgttatttattttcagcattgtttaatttttgttaacacgataagcacacacttgtcttaatttagaagtcaatttcatttttcacacatcaataattaaactttaaaaaagaagaagataaaaacgTGGTCGTCGctcttgtttaaatttaatgtttgttttaaactgttAATTCcgtatattatttaaatatgcatatgtgaaaaattttgtttttggaagATACCAAAATTCATCTATATTCATagtaccttaaaaaaaaaatttataacctTCTCAAATCCAcaattaaactataaaaaataaaataaataaataaataaaaaaaatgaaagttagAACGTGGTCGTCGACCTATGTGTTTAactttaatgtttgttttaaattattgattaggaatattattgtaaatttaCTATGTTgacaaattttgtatttttttttttttcaaaacaccaAAAGTCATATATACCCATAGTACCTTTAAAAATCTATAATCTCCTCACATCAATAGTTAAAGTTAaaaacgacaaaaaaaaaaaaaaaaaaactggctgtctcacttgtttaaatttaatatttgttttaaattgttgattccgaatattattttaattataaaatgtgggaaattttgttttttttttttttttttgaagataacAAAATTCATCTATATTTACACCACcctataaaaatatataatatctgcgaattaaatttttttcgcatataacaaaaaaaaaagtggttgtcgcctttgtttaaatttaatgattgttttaaattgttgattacgaatattattataaatttaaaatgttGAAACTTTATGGCTGTTTatgtttcataaattttttagaaacataaacacCCAACAAAAACTACATGGCCCAAAATGTGACTCAAATTAACTACAATCCAAAAAAATTCATCTACAAAATAATCAAGAtcattgaataaaaataataataaaatcaaaaacatAAATACACACATAACCTAAAAAGAAATAGggaaaaaatttcataaaaattacaGATTTATACATCAATACACAAAATCTGTTTTGTAcattgaacaaaaaataaaaaaaataaaaaaatcaagaacgaacacacacacacacatgtatatacacgtctagaacccaaaaaaaaaagaccaaaatcACAGATTTATACATCAACACACAAAGATTGCAGATTTACATATCAACAATGTACATCAATATTGAAccaagaaaaacataaaaactacaaaaaatataaaaatataaaaaaatataaatataaattataaaaaaatcttaaaaatcaaGAACACATACCaaaatcaagaacaaaaaaaaattacagatttATATATACATCAACAATAAAAAGTGACGCACAAAACcaattcagaagaaaaaaagtacaaaaaa
Protein-coding regions in this window:
- the LOC133859535 gene encoding receptor-like protein kinase FERONIA, producing MWNRSRIRLWTTLLPCLALLYLAFSLYHLTCTVAGAMPYTPVDNILLNCGSSGNSTSLDGRTWIGDVDSNKFSPVEQSQNQASIPASAVQQSFSADKVPYGNARLSLSVFTYNFPVTSGQKFIRLYFYPASYPNFDRSKALFSVKAGRFTLLSSFNASLTADADGDSEDTIFREYCVNIEKDQRLNLTFMPSGSNAYAFVNGIEILSMPSNLYYSTPSDNGISFVDQPNQYLFIGNDTALEMVYRLNVGGGSISPSGDTGMFRRWSQDDKYFRALRQSLESSNIAIKLNFTKNARPYTAPDDVYKTARTMGNDSTINKRYNLTWELPVDSEFRYLVRLHFCEFQPEITQQHQREFLIFIANQTVEKAADVIYWSGANGVPVYREYAFSMIGKEGEKKMKVPIALQANPQDSKTDYNDAILNGVEVFKVSDLSTGNLAGSNPDPLPLGPTTVVQPTKSKSNKITIVSVVGGGVSGLVVLSIIGFLIFRRRKNAKDSTETRNSSLPSNLCRYFSLAEIRAATNDFDDVLIVGVGGFGNVYKGFIEGGVNPVAIKRLTPGSHQGAHEFRTEIEMLSQLRYLHLVSLIGYCNGGNEMILVYDYVARGNLRNHLYNTDNPHLPWKQRLKICIGAARTLNYLHTGSKQTIIHRDVKTTNILLDEKWVAKVSDFGLSKVGPTGMSKPHVSTMVKGSFGYLDPEYCRRQQLTEKSDVYSFGVVLCEVVCARPPIMRTAEIAVGLARWARESYDNGKVEQMVDPSIKGEIGTRCLKKFVEIAMNCLLDNGIERPSMNDVVWGLEFALQLQESADEDAGLDVAQIEVILGDEKALFPKCTLDDSDDMSNSSSGQVSSRSYSNSRSRVTIMNNEVQSFASNSQDSGKLMFSRTTLSEIMNPSTSSR